ACTAAAAAATAATCCACCGATGCCTGTAGCCACTGCTCCCTTATGTCAGCATACCATTTATCGTCATTCTCATTCCGAGTTAGTATAATGGTTTCTAAGTGAGGGAATGTTAGCAGTCGATCCGATGGTGCTTCTTCGGTAGATGCTTGAGAGACAAACCAGTGCAGTCGAGCAATCAATGCATCCGTTTCACTAGCTAAAATGCCGTAAGGAAGTTGTAAAAGTTGGTTATGGATCTGTTCGATTATAGCTAAAATGGCCTGTTCGGAGGGAGTGGATAAGAATTCCCAGCGAATGCTTTTTACGAAATTAGTTTTTACATTATTATCAAGCTCTTGATAACTGTCAGCGATAAGAACTCGGTTCTTTATCTGCCATTCCAATTGTTCAATAGCGGATTGATATGTAGCTTTTTGGATTTCAGTTGTAGCTTCGTCGTATTTCTTTTGCTGGGTTTGAATTTTACGGGATGTTCGTTCAGTGAACGACTTCGTTTCCTGATCTATATAATCAACTAATATGGCGTTAACCGCATCTCGGCAACGTTCCAAAACCTCTTCGACAAGATTGTTCTGATGCGTTATCCAGTCTTGTAAAAGTGCCTCAGAAGGAGTAATGGATGAATTTGTTTCGAAGGTAAACCGAACCTGCTGATCGGCATAAGCCGGATTGCAGTATAACATAAAAAAATTAGCAATTGCTTTTTTGACTTCCGGGCTATTTAGAGAAAAGGTTGATGAATACAACTTGATCTGGCGGAAGGTCACAACCTCCTCCGCTGGATTTACCTGCATAATATCATCCTCATACTCGCAGTAAATCTGAGCCTCGGGTTGATGCCAGCTATCAATCCAAGAGGCTAAGGTTTTGAGTTTCTGGTATTCAAAACCGCGAATACCAGATGGGGCATCTGTATTTTTACTAAAGATGTGAAGTTGATGGAGGGGATTAGGTAGATTCTCACTCATATTGGATATTGTACAGTACAAAGAGACTGTTTCACCCTAAAAACATATTCTTTTTTGTACAGGTTTCACTTCTTCGATGTGCAACCGATGTGTAGCGAGAAAATCAAAATTCTTGGTCAAAAACCTATAAAATTAGGAACTAATGAAAAAATGCTTCCTTGACGTTTTGGCAAAGTCATTACTGCTAAGTTTAGTAGGCTCTTTTTTATTTTTCGGGCTGGCTGTAAATACCATGTCCACTTATTCACCGAAAATATGCCTAGAATAAAGGCAAAAATCTACGCATAGTATTATATCACTCGCTTTTGAGTAAGATTTCAGTCACAAGACTAATCTGTGTTTGCCCATCAACCTTATAGCGTGGGTTACTGACTCTAATCATTTTGAGGCTATGATCGAACAATAAATCGAACAAGGGGCTTAGCTGATACCCTTTCAACGTGACGATATGACCACTGAAATAAAGTAGTATTTCATTCAAATTGTCAGCGATTACCAAGTCAACCGATACCAGATAGGCGTAATTGAAAAATGCCCGTCGTCCGTTTTCCCATACGAAGCAGAGATTCCGTACAGTACTGTCTATATCATGCAACTCTGTGCTACCAACCGTGTAATCCGTAAGATTATCGCTGGTTGTATCCACTACCTCATCTTGCGAGAAATTCGCCCTAAAGTTTTGGACTTGGTGCATGACCGTTTGGCTTTCGCTGCATAGGCTTTGGCTTGCTTGGGGTATTAATACGCTTGATTGATGGTTTCACCTTCGGTGGTGCAGGCCGTGTTGTTCTGATGATATGCTCGACAGCATTTCGTTTGGTATTGTTTCGGTTCACCAGTTCTAATGCTGACAATCGCTCTCCTGCTTCTGATGCATGAGCCAGCAAAGCGGCTTTATCATCGGTATAGATATGCACACCATCCCGCGCCCGTGACACCGACACATAGAATTGGTTAAGATTGGTAGCCGAAAAGCTGCTAGCCGGTTGCGCAATAAAGACCTCATCGACGGTCTTTCCTTGTGCGGCATGAGAAGTCAGGCAGTAGCCGTGAGCAATATGGCCGAAATTGGCTGGAACCGTATAGGTGGCTTTGCTTGCCTTGTTGTGTAGGCGCAAAGCCCCGTTCGGCTCAAGGGCGATAACGTCCAGCATTTGTCCATTCGTTAGTCGTTTTTTATTAGCGTCATATCCATTACGAGTAATGCGTACTTTATCGCCTTTAGATAGCGCGATTTTGTTGGGTCGGTACACGTCAAACAGATCCATGCGATCCAGGGGAAGAGAGGTTTGCTGGCCGCTAGTATCCTGAATGTGGACTATGCTATCAACCACAGAATGAACCTTCCACCGTGAACCACGCTCAATGCCTGCTATATTCTGGCTGAACTGGATGATCTGACCGTTGCGATAATTCCGATGATCGCTTTTTTCGGCCAACGTCAAATTAGTATTGGCCAGTTGCGTCAAGGTTGTTTCCCCGCTAGCAATACGTCCGGTCTGGCGCAATGTCTCGCGAATGGCTTTGGTGACCTGTTCGCCTTCCTTATGTGTCGGTGAAATCACCAGAGCCGTTTTCCCTTTTTTCAAGGCAGCTAGATAATCGTTAGCTAAGGCGGTAAAGGAATTGGCGGGATCAAGAGTCTTGATCGCTCCCATGCCATCTAGCACCGAAAACGCTTCACTAATTTTGTTATCAGCCAAGGCTTGTACGGCTTTGCGATAATCCAGATTGCGTTGCCGATAGATACGACTTACTTCAGCGGATCGGATACCCGCTACCGTATTCAAAATGCGCAAAGCATCCCCGCGAATGACACTGCTATGTTGTTTGGTATCTCCGCTTAAAATCAGGCGAGCATTTTTCTGAATGGCCAGTTCCAGTAGGGCGGTCATATCCTTGGTATTCAACAGTCCGGCTTCATCCACCCATAACACGCCATCCAATAGGCTGTTTTGCAGTTCGAGTGCGGACAATAGTTTGGCAACAGTTTCGGCTTCGCTAAAGCCTTCATCCCGCAATACGTCCCGTGCGGCTTGCGCCGTCGGTGCGACAACGGTGACTTTATGACCTGCTTCCTCAATCAGCCGGATGGCTTCTTTCATGAGTGTGGTTTTGCCGGTTCCGGCTCGGCCTCGGATGATCGACACGCGATTGGTAGTAGTCAGCACATGGACTACAGCCTCATGCTGTTCACCTTCCAGTGCGATTACAGGGGCAACCGGATAAAGCGGGGGCAGATTGCCTTTGCCTTGTTGTGCTAAAGCCACCATGCGTTTCTCTTCACGCAACACCTCTTTGGTGGTGCAGAGCGTTTTGGCTCCATCCTTGACCCGAATAATCCGCTTATCGTCGGTAAAGTAGTCGGTAATCTGGTCAATAGTCAGCGTTGGATGGCCCAACCCCTGCCGATAGGCAACTTCCAGAATCCGCCGATCCTGCATGACCGAAACGCGCTCAAAGCGCATCGCCAACGCATGATCGACACATTGTTTAGGCGAGGGTGGTGTTATAGGTTTGATGGGGGTAAAACGGATTGGCTGCTCACCTTCATCTTTATCGCGTATTCCTAACCCGAATATTTGTTTGCGCCATTCAGCCTTCAGTTGGGTCATGGTTAAACCCTTTTGCTTTTTGGAGCGGGTTCGTGCTCCTAATTGATCCAGTTCGGCCGGATCGGTAATGCCAAGTTCTTTGGCAAGCTGGCCGATTTCGTTGGTGCGTTTGGAAAACAGGTCAATGATGTGTTCGGGGACACCAGCGACTTCAAAGGCTTTATCGGTACGTCGGATGCGATAGCCCAACTCAACCAGCTTATCGGCCAGTCGTTTGTGAAACCGTGCCTGATAATACGGCATGTCCTGTTTGATCGACCGGAATTGTCCCGCCTTAAACTGCTGTTCAACCGCATCCCACGTCACATTGAATACAAACGAATGGCAGTGGAGGTGAGGGTCTGGCACTAATCCATCAACGGGTCTTGCCGTTTGGTGGATAAAATCGGCCCAGAGTAGTTCACCCGTTGGTCGGTCTTCATCCATGCCGTTTTTACGAACCCGTGTCTGAGCATCGGCTTCAATATCCAGCATGGTGGCACGAACGCTTTCCTGAAACGCATCCAGAATGTGATTATCATCCGTCAACGCCTGAAGGATCGAAACCGACTTCGGACAGTGGAAATTGATGTCGTACCCGACCGTGCGATTATCTTTTTTACGAGGTGTAAGGGCCTGGCCCGTGATTGGGTTAATGTTTTCGCAGAGGGCGTGAAAGGCGTTCTTCGTCGCTACCCCTGTAATGCTAAAACGAGCGGCTATCCGTCCATAGAAACACCCAGGCTGTTCCTGATCATTTAGGTAATAGTCAGATTGGTGCAAAGAGTCGTTGAAATACTCTTTTGCCTGTCCAGCCGAGGTGCTTTGAATCATACGGATCATGTATGATTCTATACATCGGAAATGCTCAGCGGCTGGGTAGATTGTTAGTTTGTTATAGGTGGTAACAGAGTGATAAAGGTATACCTAATTAATAGTGAGACTGTTAAATAAAATCCGTCAGACATCTTCCCTTAGATTAGCCTAAGGCTAGTGTTGAGGTTATAGTTTTATGGTCTTTAGATATTGATTGGTCATGCCTTATGGTAGGAGGCAAATTGCTTCATTAGATTGAACCATCCCAATCTAACTTAATTTCTAAAAAACATTCATCAATAAATCATATATTTAGAATGAAAAAGATTTTTAATTGAATGATATGAGGGACAATGAACTTACAGCCATACTAAAAGAATACACTGTAAGAATTGAGACAAAGACAAGTGGGGGAACAGGCTTTTTCATTGCTCCAAATATGATTATTACCTGTTTACATGTTATAGATATACCATATGAAGTCTATTGGAAAGATAGAAAAATAAATACTACTATTGCCGTTTCTACTGAAAAATATATAGATTTATGTATTCTGAAGGTTGAAGAAGATATATATAATACATGCGTAATGATAGGGTCTCTAAATAGTATAGGAGATACTCTGTATAGTTACGGGTATCCAGAAGATTACAGGACAGGAGATTCTCTAAGCGTGGAGTATGAAGGTTATTCAAGCACAGGATACAAAAATTATCAGTTAATAAAATTGAAAAGAGGGCAAATAAAGCCTGGTTTTAGTGGTGCCCCCTTACTTAATTTAAGAACAGGTTTAGTTTGTGGTATGATTAAAACTACAAGAAACAAAGCAATAGATTTAGGTGGTAGAGCGATATGTTTAAATGAAATACAAGAAAATGTAAACGAATTAGACTTTGTATTTCAAAAAAATAATGAATTTAATAAATACAATAGGAAATGGTATAATATGCTTACTGACAACCAGAAGAAGGAGATTGGCATATACAAAATATATATACAAGAAAAAGACATTTCTATAGAGAATTTAATAAGTAATTCAAAAGAAAGAATGGAGAGTATCTGTTCTAATTTTATCTCTGGCTCTAACTTAGTTAGATTAGCGGATCTAATTAAAAGTGACTTTACTTTAAATTTTAAAACTGTAATAATTGAAAATAAGAAAAAAAAAGAAGTAGAATTTATAAATTATTGTATTGAACGGATCACGGATGCAGCTTCATTGTCGAAAATTCAGCATCAGAAGTTTGTAATATTAGGTGATCCTGGCTTTGGAAAATCTACATTACTATATAAACTATATTATGATTTATTACAGAAATTATATAATGAAGAAATAGGATTTATACCTATACATATTGATTTACATGATTATGCAGATGACCAAAGTTTTGGTACAAAGGAGTGGACTTATAAGTATCTAGACTCGATAACTGAGAATGAGAATGTTACTTGGTCTATAATGCCAAATAAAAAATCAATATACAATTTGACGTTATTTCCTTATTTTATTCTTGATTCTTTAGATGAATATTTGGCTGATTGTACTCCATCAGAAGTTAACTCTAGATTAGGCAAATATATTTTTGGGTTAGCCAACATCATTTCGTGCCGGACTAGATATTTCGATACTTATTTAGCTATGTCAAATTTTTCTTCCCAATTTGAAAAATGTTATTTATCAAATTGGGAAGAAAAATATACAATAGAGTATACAAAATGGTTCTTGGAGCGTATAGGATATGAGGTAATTTCAAATTTAAATGCTTATAACATATTTGAAATAATTCAAAAATCAGAAAATTTGAAGGAGATATGTAAAGTACCATTAAGATATAACATGACACTTGAAACTTTATCGAGTAGCTTTATGAATTTTGATTTAGTCGAAAGCTTAAATTCGCTATATGATAATTATATATATGGTTGGTTATCAAGAGAAGCTTCAAGGGTAGGTAATATATTGAGTATAGAAGATAAGATATATTCTCTTGAAATAATATCTTGGGAGTTCTACGAAGAAGGCCAGATAGGAAATGATATACAAAAAAATTCGTTTTCTCTACCTGAGATGCGTAGTTTTTTGGAGAATGATAAATACCTAAAGAAAAAATATAATTACAGAAAAGATATTACTTCTGATTTAGCATTAAGGTCAATTTTATCTATACAAAGAATAGAATTAAATCAAATTCTGCTAAAATTTACTCATAAGTCTTTTCAAGAATTTTTTGTTGCTAAATATATATATAGCTTAATGCGTAATAGCTCGGCTAAGCTTGCTACTTGTTTAAGGCAACACATTTCGCAGGAAGTAGAACAGTTTTTGAAAGAATTTATTAGTAATATTAATACTAACATTAGATTTTTAACTTCAACTACAGAAATATTTATTGAAGCATACAATATGAGTAGTGAAAAAAGAGGCGATTCTAATATTGAGAAAAGTAGAAAAAGATTGGCCAGAAGTCAATTAGCGTATAATATGGGTCACCTAAAAGGTAAGAACGCCTACGATTTCTTAGTTGAACAATTACTTTATAGAGAAAAAGATGAATTTATAAAAAGGAGTATCATTATTGGCCTAGCTTTTGGAGGTAATGATCAGTTCCTCAATGACTATGTTGATATGCTTAGAAATGAGACAAATTCAAGATTGAACGATATCAATGTAGGTAGCCAATTAACCTATTTTGGTGACCAACCTTTTGAGGTACTGTATCCAGAGAAAGACCAAGGCCTTAGGAAATGTAGAGGAACAGTTTCGAAGCTCTTGCTACAACTTGATAATAAAAAAAATAATGCAGCTAGTTGGCGACTAGATCTCTATACAATTATTTATATTGGAAAGTATAGAAGTCAATCTAGCGAGGACTTTTCAGAAGTTTTTAAAGAAAAGATTTATTTGTTCAATGCAATAATTGAGAAATTTAAAAGTGAACAGATTGAATGGCCAGAGATCTTTGATAGTGAAGAATTAATAAAGAAATATAAATTTATTTGACTTTCGAAATTTTAATATATATATTGAACTTCAAAAAATACATAAGTGCATATGGGTATGAATAATAAAGTTGCTCTCGTTACAGGCGCAAGCCGCGGTATTGGTAAAGCTATAGCTATTGAATTAGCCAAGAATGGTGCTAATGTGGTAATAAATTATTTAGAAGATGATCAAGCTGCTAATGAGGTTGTAAAAATAATAAAGTCATTTAATGTAGAAGCAATATCAGTTAGAGCCGATGTTGGCGATCCTGATCAAGTTGAGGCTATGGCAAAAGTTATAGAAGAAAAGTTTGAATATGTTGATATACTAGTAAATAATGCGGGAGTTATTAAGCGACCAGGCGAATGGGACTTAATTGCATTTAGCGATATAGATGAAACTATTAATACAAATTTAAAAGGTCCTATATTTTGTATGCGCCAGTTTGTTCCTAAAATGATTCTGAACAAGTTTGGTAGAATAATTAATATCACATCTACATATGGTATCACTGGAGCGGCTGGAGTATTAGTATACACAGCTGCTAAAGCTGGTGTGGTTAATATAACTCACTCTATGGCAAGAGAGCTGGGCAAATATAATATCACAGTAAACGCCATAGCGCCTGGAAATATTGATACAAGAATGACATCTTCTGCTGGTGAAGATTTCAAAAAATGGGTCGAAAATACTTCTCCTATCCCACGTTTGGGCACTCCTCAAGAAGTAGCAGAAGCAGCTATGTATTTAATTAATTCTCAATATGTTTCTGGCCATGTGTTAACAGTTGACGGCGGTCATATTCTAAACATGTAATAACTGATGGACAAAATAAAATTGATATTGGATAATCATGTAAATTTACGTCAGGACTCATTATTACTTAGGAGAATTTTACAGGAAATTGTAGAAACAGTTGATTTAAAAGAATATATTTCTTGCTTACTTAGTGATAAGCATATCTTAGCTCAGATTTCTAAATTATCTTATAAACATGCGAATGGTTTTTTTAAGATAGTTCTGCATGCGTCTGAAAATTACAAGTTAAGATTGCATATATGGAGAAAAGATGAAAAAGCTTATCATGAGGACATACATAATCACCGTTGGAATTTCGCTTCATATGTACTAATTGGAGGCTATAGAAATGAAATCTATGAAGAAGCAAATAGCGGTATATTAAAATATAAATATTTTTATTATCCAAGACTAAGTAAGACAAACTTCATCTTAGAATATAAGGGAGTTAAGCATCTAGAGCTTGTAGAAAGAATCGTTTTTAGTGCTGATAGTTACTTAGTGTTAGATTGCCATGTTCTACACAAAGTAAACTTAGTTGAGTCTGATTATACTGCGACTCTGTTCTTGGCAGGCTCGGCACTGGACGACCATACGCAGATTTATAGTGATGACTTAATTATAGATTCAAATGAAATTGATTCGCCAAATATTTCTATATTTGACTTAGAAAATATTTTTATCGAACTAATTAGTAAATGTAAAAATGGAAACACAAAATATACCTCTTAAATTAGACAATGGTACGCTGATTTATGTAGAGGTTGAATCGCAAAATATTGAAGAAAACGTAGGTTTGGTAACTGATTACAAATTCTCAGATATTACAGATAAGATAGAAGGCATTGCAAAGGCAATTGTTGGTTCGTTTGAGAAAGTTCGACCACAAAAAGCAACCGTTGAATTTGGAATTAACATAAGTTTAGAGGCTTCAGGTATAACTACTTTAATAGCAAAAGGTAATGCTAATTCTACTATTAGGGTTATCTTCGAGTGGAACAACTCTAAGTAAAATAAATATTTATTTTGAAATTATTTATAATATTATGGATAAATTCATAATTTATGCTGGATCTATATCTCTATATAATAACAAAATATTAATTATTCAAAGAAGTGCCAACTCTTTATATCTACCCTCTATTTGGTCAATTCCTTGTGGGAAAGTAGAACTAAATGAAACTATTAAAGAGGCTTGCTTACGCGAACTTTATGAGGAGACCAATTTAACAGGGAATATTGTAAGAATTGTATCATATTCTAAATTTGATAATAGATTTTTATCTGAAAATCATATCAATTTACAAGTTAATTTTCTTGTTCATGTATATGATAATAAGGTGATATTGGAAGATTCATTTGATGACTATATGTGGATATCACCTAATGATTATGAATATAGCCCATTAGATAACTACAATAAAAGTATTATAAAAAGTTATTGTTTAATTGAAAAATCTGACATAGCTTAAGCTATATTTTCATCCTTGTCATTAAAAGAAGGCCCACAGATTACTA
This window of the Spirosoma aerolatum genome carries:
- the mobF gene encoding MobF family relaxase codes for the protein MIQSTSAGQAKEYFNDSLHQSDYYLNDQEQPGCFYGRIAARFSITGVATKNAFHALCENINPITGQALTPRKKDNRTVGYDINFHCPKSVSILQALTDDNHILDAFQESVRATMLDIEADAQTRVRKNGMDEDRPTGELLWADFIHQTARPVDGLVPDPHLHCHSFVFNVTWDAVEQQFKAGQFRSIKQDMPYYQARFHKRLADKLVELGYRIRRTDKAFEVAGVPEHIIDLFSKRTNEIGQLAKELGITDPAELDQLGARTRSKKQKGLTMTQLKAEWRKQIFGLGIRDKDEGEQPIRFTPIKPITPPSPKQCVDHALAMRFERVSVMQDRRILEVAYRQGLGHPTLTIDQITDYFTDDKRIIRVKDGAKTLCTTKEVLREEKRMVALAQQGKGNLPPLYPVAPVIALEGEQHEAVVHVLTTTNRVSIIRGRAGTGKTTLMKEAIRLIEEAGHKVTVVAPTAQAARDVLRDEGFSEAETVAKLLSALELQNSLLDGVLWVDEAGLLNTKDMTALLELAIQKNARLILSGDTKQHSSVIRGDALRILNTVAGIRSAEVSRIYRQRNLDYRKAVQALADNKISEAFSVLDGMGAIKTLDPANSFTALANDYLAALKKGKTALVISPTHKEGEQVTKAIRETLRQTGRIASGETTLTQLANTNLTLAEKSDHRNYRNGQIIQFSQNIAGIERGSRWKVHSVVDSIVHIQDTSGQQTSLPLDRMDLFDVYRPNKIALSKGDKVRITRNGYDANKKRLTNGQMLDVIALEPNGALRLHNKASKATYTVPANFGHIAHGYCLTSHAAQGKTVDEVFIAQPASSFSATNLNQFYVSVSRARDGVHIYTDDKAALLAHASEAGERLSALELVNRNNTKRNAVEHIIRTTRPAPPKVKPSIKRINTPSKPKPMQRKPNGHAPSPKL
- a CDS encoding S1 family peptidase, whose protein sequence is MRDNELTAILKEYTVRIETKTSGGTGFFIAPNMIITCLHVIDIPYEVYWKDRKINTTIAVSTEKYIDLCILKVEEDIYNTCVMIGSLNSIGDTLYSYGYPEDYRTGDSLSVEYEGYSSTGYKNYQLIKLKRGQIKPGFSGAPLLNLRTGLVCGMIKTTRNKAIDLGGRAICLNEIQENVNELDFVFQKNNEFNKYNRKWYNMLTDNQKKEIGIYKIYIQEKDISIENLISNSKERMESICSNFISGSNLVRLADLIKSDFTLNFKTVIIENKKKKEVEFINYCIERITDAASLSKIQHQKFVILGDPGFGKSTLLYKLYYDLLQKLYNEEIGFIPIHIDLHDYADDQSFGTKEWTYKYLDSITENENVTWSIMPNKKSIYNLTLFPYFILDSLDEYLADCTPSEVNSRLGKYIFGLANIISCRTRYFDTYLAMSNFSSQFEKCYLSNWEEKYTIEYTKWFLERIGYEVISNLNAYNIFEIIQKSENLKEICKVPLRYNMTLETLSSSFMNFDLVESLNSLYDNYIYGWLSREASRVGNILSIEDKIYSLEIISWEFYEEGQIGNDIQKNSFSLPEMRSFLENDKYLKKKYNYRKDITSDLALRSILSIQRIELNQILLKFTHKSFQEFFVAKYIYSLMRNSSAKLATCLRQHISQEVEQFLKEFISNINTNIRFLTSTTEIFIEAYNMSSEKRGDSNIEKSRKRLARSQLAYNMGHLKGKNAYDFLVEQLLYREKDEFIKRSIIIGLAFGGNDQFLNDYVDMLRNETNSRLNDINVGSQLTYFGDQPFEVLYPEKDQGLRKCRGTVSKLLLQLDNKKNNAASWRLDLYTIIYIGKYRSQSSEDFSEVFKEKIYLFNAIIEKFKSEQIEWPEIFDSEELIKKYKFI
- a CDS encoding SDR family NAD(P)-dependent oxidoreductase, which codes for MNNKVALVTGASRGIGKAIAIELAKNGANVVINYLEDDQAANEVVKIIKSFNVEAISVRADVGDPDQVEAMAKVIEEKFEYVDILVNNAGVIKRPGEWDLIAFSDIDETINTNLKGPIFCMRQFVPKMILNKFGRIINITSTYGITGAAGVLVYTAAKAGVVNITHSMARELGKYNITVNAIAPGNIDTRMTSSAGEDFKKWVENTSPIPRLGTPQEVAEAAMYLINSQYVSGHVLTVDGGHILNM
- a CDS encoding CU044_2847 family protein, whose amino-acid sequence is METQNIPLKLDNGTLIYVEVESQNIEENVGLVTDYKFSDITDKIEGIAKAIVGSFEKVRPQKATVEFGINISLEASGITTLIAKGNANSTIRVIFEWNNSK
- a CDS encoding NUDIX hydrolase, whose translation is MDKFIIYAGSISLYNNKILIIQRSANSLYLPSIWSIPCGKVELNETIKEACLRELYEETNLTGNIVRIVSYSKFDNRFLSENHINLQVNFLVHVYDNKVILEDSFDDYMWISPNDYEYSPLDNYNKSIIKSYCLIEKSDIA